A stretch of Castanea sativa cultivar Marrone di Chiusa Pesio chromosome 2, ASM4071231v1 DNA encodes these proteins:
- the LOC142625785 gene encoding GTP-binding protein OBGC, chloroplastic isoform X2 translates to MAAVAASISSTSLFSTYALARPKTHNPQPHKPSNSNSNSKRKQQLRNPNKFKTQSNRFKSPPEPIVLSPGGEATTYTRLPPKEDFSVPSLNLSSVVKLSDSALPKIQNEIPDLISEDEEEVEEEGVNGNLNLNYGELELFEDDSDEEEYESEVEEESEVVGFKRGKGVNVKDRDGVYKGIVKEDGVSAKLYVFDDDDEDDGKSVNIYDTDGEFEEGEVKEKGVPAVMRCFDRAKIYVKAGDGGNGVVAFRREKYVPLGGPSGGNGGRGGNVYVEVDGSMNSLLPFRNSLHFRALKGSHGQGSSMDGAKGEDAVVKVPPGTVIREAGKEEALLLELLHPGQRALLLPGGRGGRGNASFRSGTNKVPRIAENGEAGPEMWLELELKLVADVGIVGAPNAGKSTLLSVISAAQPTIANYPFTTLLPNLGVVSFDYDSTMVVADLPGLLEGAHRGFGLGHEFLRHTERCSALVHVVDGSGLQPELEFDALRLELELFNPELSEKPYVVAYNKMDLPEAYEKWPSFKETLENRGIKPFCMSAVKREGTHEVICAAYELLRKSKGEKEEFEGPKDLVNLNRIAEMVNKKRSASINDFEILHDSSSNTWHVVGSGLQRFVQMTNWRWRWCGTILPTFLVYQM, encoded by the exons atggctgCTGTTGCTGCTTCCATTTCTTCAACGAGCTTATTCTCTACCTACGCTCTCGCTCGCCCAAAAACTCACAACCCTCAGCCTCACAAGCCctccaattccaattccaattccaagaGAAAGCAACAGCTACGAAACCCTAACAAGTTCAAGACCCAATCCAATCGCTTCAAGTCCCCGCCGGAGCCGATTGTTCTCTCCCCCGGCGGCGAAGCCACCACCTACACTCGCCTCCCTCCCAAGGAAGATTTCTCAGTCCCTTCTCTCAATCTCTCCTCCGTAGTCAAGCTCTCCGACTCCGCCTTGCCGAAAATCCAGAATGAGATTCCCGATTTGATTAgcgaagacgaagaagaagtcGAAGAGGAAGGCGTGAATGGTAATTTGAATCTTAATTATGGTGAACTTGAATTGTTTGAGGATGATTCCGATGAGGAAGAATACGAATCGGAAGTGGAAGAAGAGAGTGAGGTAGTAGGGTTTAAGAGAGGCAAAGGCGTAAATGTTAAAGATCGCGATGGTGTTTATAAAGGAATAGTCAAGGAGGATGGAGTTTCGGCGAAACTCTACGTATTCGACGACGACGACGAAGACGATGGCAAATCCGTGAATATTTATGACACCGATGGCGAATTCGAAGAAGGAGAAGTGAAGGAGAAAGGAGTACCGGCGGTGATGCGGTGTTTCGACCGCGCGAAAATCTACGTCAAGGCAGGCGACGGCGGAAACGGCGTCGTCGCGTTCCGTCGCGAGAAGTACGTGCCGTTGGGAGGTCCGTCCGGCGGCAACGGAGGCAGAGGCGGAAACGTGTACGTGGAAGTCGACGGTTCGATGAACTCGCTGCTGCCGTTTCGAAACAGCTTGCATTTCCGAGCGTTGAAGGGGAGCCACGGGCAGGGGAGTTCGATGGACGGTGCGAAAGGCGAGGATGCGGTGGTGAAAGTGCCGCCCGGAACGGTGATTAGGGAGGCTGGTAAAGAGGAGGCTTTGCTTTTGGAATTGTTGCATCCAGGGCAACGGGCATTGTTGTTGCCCGGCGGGAGAGGCGGCCGAGGGAACGCCTCGTTTAGGTCCGGGACTAATAAGGTGCCAAGGATTGCTGAGAATGGCGAAGCCGGCCCGGAAAT GTGGTTGGAGTTGGAGCTAAAGCTGGTTGCAGATGTTGGAATAGTGGGTGCTCCAAATGCAGGAAAAAGCACACTTTTGAGTGTGATAAGTGCAGCACAGCCAACAATAGCAAATTATCCCTTTACAACTTTACTTCCTAATCTGGGTGTAGTTTCATTTGACTATGATTCTACAATGGTTGTGGCGGATCTGCCTGGTTTACTTGAAGGAGCACACCGGGGTTTTGGTTTAGGTCATGAATTTCTACGACATACTGAAAGGTGTTCTGCTCTG GTACATGTTGTCGATGGCTCAGGACTGCAGCCAGAACTTGAGTTTGATGCGCTTCGACTTGAGCTGGAACTCTTTAATCCTGAACTTTCTGAAAAGCCTTATGTGGTTGCCTACAACAAAATGGACCTTCCAGAAGCATATGAAAAGTGGCCATCATTCAAGGAAACGCTAGAAAATCGTGGGATCAAACCTTTTTGCATGAGTGCAGTGAAAAGAGAGGGCACTCATGAAGTGATCTGCGCTGCTTATGAGCTTTTACGGAAGAGTAAAGGGGAAAAAGAGGAGTTTGAAG GTCCAAAAGATCTGGTAAATTTGAACCGTATAGCTGAGATGGTAAATAAAAAGCGAAGTGCCTCTATTAATGACTTTGAGATCCTTCACGACAGCAGTTCTAATACTTGGCATGTAGTTGGATCTGGATTACAGCGTTTTGTTCAGATGACAAACTGGCG ATGGAGATGGTGTGGCACCATTCTGCCAACATTTCTGGTCTATCAAATGTGA
- the LOC142625785 gene encoding GTP-binding protein OBGC, chloroplastic isoform X1 yields the protein MAAVAASISSTSLFSTYALARPKTHNPQPHKPSNSNSNSKRKQQLRNPNKFKTQSNRFKSPPEPIVLSPGGEATTYTRLPPKEDFSVPSLNLSSVVKLSDSALPKIQNEIPDLISEDEEEVEEEGVNGNLNLNYGELELFEDDSDEEEYESEVEEESEVVGFKRGKGVNVKDRDGVYKGIVKEDGVSAKLYVFDDDDEDDGKSVNIYDTDGEFEEGEVKEKGVPAVMRCFDRAKIYVKAGDGGNGVVAFRREKYVPLGGPSGGNGGRGGNVYVEVDGSMNSLLPFRNSLHFRALKGSHGQGSSMDGAKGEDAVVKVPPGTVIREAGKEEALLLELLHPGQRALLLPGGRGGRGNASFRSGTNKVPRIAENGEAGPEMWLELELKLVADVGIVGAPNAGKSTLLSVISAAQPTIANYPFTTLLPNLGVVSFDYDSTMVVADLPGLLEGAHRGFGLGHEFLRHTERCSALVHVVDGSGLQPELEFDALRLELELFNPELSEKPYVVAYNKMDLPEAYEKWPSFKETLENRGIKPFCMSAVKREGTHEVICAAYELLRKSKGEKEEFEGPKDLVNLNRIAEMVNKKRSASINDFEILHDSSSNTWHVVGSGLQRFVQMTNWRYMDSEIRFQHVLEACGVNKSLIKLGVKEGDTVIIGEMEMVWHHSANISGLSNVKKDSVDSIKWPQWK from the exons atggctgCTGTTGCTGCTTCCATTTCTTCAACGAGCTTATTCTCTACCTACGCTCTCGCTCGCCCAAAAACTCACAACCCTCAGCCTCACAAGCCctccaattccaattccaattccaagaGAAAGCAACAGCTACGAAACCCTAACAAGTTCAAGACCCAATCCAATCGCTTCAAGTCCCCGCCGGAGCCGATTGTTCTCTCCCCCGGCGGCGAAGCCACCACCTACACTCGCCTCCCTCCCAAGGAAGATTTCTCAGTCCCTTCTCTCAATCTCTCCTCCGTAGTCAAGCTCTCCGACTCCGCCTTGCCGAAAATCCAGAATGAGATTCCCGATTTGATTAgcgaagacgaagaagaagtcGAAGAGGAAGGCGTGAATGGTAATTTGAATCTTAATTATGGTGAACTTGAATTGTTTGAGGATGATTCCGATGAGGAAGAATACGAATCGGAAGTGGAAGAAGAGAGTGAGGTAGTAGGGTTTAAGAGAGGCAAAGGCGTAAATGTTAAAGATCGCGATGGTGTTTATAAAGGAATAGTCAAGGAGGATGGAGTTTCGGCGAAACTCTACGTATTCGACGACGACGACGAAGACGATGGCAAATCCGTGAATATTTATGACACCGATGGCGAATTCGAAGAAGGAGAAGTGAAGGAGAAAGGAGTACCGGCGGTGATGCGGTGTTTCGACCGCGCGAAAATCTACGTCAAGGCAGGCGACGGCGGAAACGGCGTCGTCGCGTTCCGTCGCGAGAAGTACGTGCCGTTGGGAGGTCCGTCCGGCGGCAACGGAGGCAGAGGCGGAAACGTGTACGTGGAAGTCGACGGTTCGATGAACTCGCTGCTGCCGTTTCGAAACAGCTTGCATTTCCGAGCGTTGAAGGGGAGCCACGGGCAGGGGAGTTCGATGGACGGTGCGAAAGGCGAGGATGCGGTGGTGAAAGTGCCGCCCGGAACGGTGATTAGGGAGGCTGGTAAAGAGGAGGCTTTGCTTTTGGAATTGTTGCATCCAGGGCAACGGGCATTGTTGTTGCCCGGCGGGAGAGGCGGCCGAGGGAACGCCTCGTTTAGGTCCGGGACTAATAAGGTGCCAAGGATTGCTGAGAATGGCGAAGCCGGCCCGGAAAT GTGGTTGGAGTTGGAGCTAAAGCTGGTTGCAGATGTTGGAATAGTGGGTGCTCCAAATGCAGGAAAAAGCACACTTTTGAGTGTGATAAGTGCAGCACAGCCAACAATAGCAAATTATCCCTTTACAACTTTACTTCCTAATCTGGGTGTAGTTTCATTTGACTATGATTCTACAATGGTTGTGGCGGATCTGCCTGGTTTACTTGAAGGAGCACACCGGGGTTTTGGTTTAGGTCATGAATTTCTACGACATACTGAAAGGTGTTCTGCTCTG GTACATGTTGTCGATGGCTCAGGACTGCAGCCAGAACTTGAGTTTGATGCGCTTCGACTTGAGCTGGAACTCTTTAATCCTGAACTTTCTGAAAAGCCTTATGTGGTTGCCTACAACAAAATGGACCTTCCAGAAGCATATGAAAAGTGGCCATCATTCAAGGAAACGCTAGAAAATCGTGGGATCAAACCTTTTTGCATGAGTGCAGTGAAAAGAGAGGGCACTCATGAAGTGATCTGCGCTGCTTATGAGCTTTTACGGAAGAGTAAAGGGGAAAAAGAGGAGTTTGAAG GTCCAAAAGATCTGGTAAATTTGAACCGTATAGCTGAGATGGTAAATAAAAAGCGAAGTGCCTCTATTAATGACTTTGAGATCCTTCACGACAGCAGTTCTAATACTTGGCATGTAGTTGGATCTGGATTACAGCGTTTTGTTCAGATGACAAACTGGCG GTACATGGACTCTGAGATAAGATTTCAACATGTTCTTGAGGCTTGTGGTGTGAATAAGTCTCTCATCAAACTTGGTGTCAAGGAAGGTGACACAGTGATTATTGGAGAG ATGGAGATGGTGTGGCACCATTCTGCCAACATTTCTGGTCTATCAAATGTGAAGAAAGATTCAGTTGATTCAATCAAATGGCCTCAATGGAAGTAA